The Mauremys reevesii isolate NIE-2019 linkage group 13, ASM1616193v1, whole genome shotgun sequence genome contains a region encoding:
- the LOC120380058 gene encoding olfactory receptor 1019-like, whose translation MFSAVSNVLFCSCACCKGMDPLEPMGSENNTSVTEFILLGLSSNPAEELVLFGVFTAIYLVALMGNVLILLLVSLDSRLHTPMYFFLGNLSVVDIGYTSSTVPKMLANYLSGDKSISWAGCLSQMFFFISFGGIECLILGVMAYDRYVAICHPLHYGMFMSQRVCALLAAAAWVMGLTNSAVHSSLMSILSFCRGNVLRHFFCDIPPLFQLSCSDTRANQAVTVVVGGAIVFSSLLGTLVSYVHIAMAVLRIRTREGRLKAFSTCASHLTVVSLYFGTILFTYLRPNSTYSQEQDRALPVLYGIIIPMLNPIIYSLRNKDVKGALQKALARH comes from the exons ATGTTTTCAGCTGTTTCCAATGTTTtattctgttcctgtgcttgCTGTAAG GGGATGGACCCCCTGGAGCCGATGGGGAGTGAGAACAACACCTCAGTGACCGAATTCATCCTCCTTGGTCTCTCCAGCAACCCAGCGGAGGAGCTTGTCCTCTTTGGGGTCTTCACAGCCATCTACTTGGTGGCCCTGATGGGCAATGTACTCATCTTACTGCTGGTGAGTCTGGACTCCCGGCTCCACAcgcccatgtacttcttcctgggaaaCCTCTCCGTGGTGGACATCGGCTACACCAGCTCCACCGTGCCCAAGATGCTGGCCAATTACCTGTCGGGGGACAAGTCCATCTCGTGGGCTGGTTGCCTCTCCCAGATGTTCTTCTTCATCTCCTTTGGGGGGATTGAATGCCTGATTCTGGGGGTCATGGCCTATGaccgctacgtggccatctgtcACCCACTACACTATGGCATGTTCATGAGCCAGCGGGTGTGTGCCCTGCTGGCTGCAGCTGCCTGGGTCATGGGCTTGACCAACTCGGCCGTGCACTCATCCCTGATGTCCATCCTGTCCTTCTGCCGGGGCAACGTCCTCCGCCACTTCTTCTGCGACATCCCCCCACTCTTCCAGCTCTCCTGCTCTGACACCCGGGCCAACCAGGCTGTCACCGTTGTTGTGGGAGGTGCTATCGTCTTCAGCTCCTTGCTGGGGACCCTGGTGTCCTATGTGCACATCGCTATGGCCGTCCTCAGGATCCGCACGAGGGAAGGGCGCCTCAAGGCCTTCTCCACCTGTGCCTCCCACCTGACCGTGGTCAGCCTCTACTTTGGCACCATCCTCTTCACCTAcctccgccccaactccacctaCTCGCAGGAGCAGGACCGGGCATTGCCCGTGCTCTATGGCATCATCATCCCCATGCTCAACCCCATCATCTATAGTCTGAGGAACAAGGATGTGAAAGGGGCGCTCCAAAAAGCCCTGGCTAGGCACTAG